TTGGGCAGTTAAAATTTATATGGGGTCATGGGGATATCGTTGTTTATTGGTTTTTTGTGGAGGTTGCAGAGGGGGATGTCAGTATGTCACTCAATGAAactttatagtaatatagcGAATTCAGTAACAACTATTCCTGTATGGCTAATACAGCGACACCCATACGAAGTAAAAATCTTATATAAAAGCCTGTCCATATGACGGTAAATGGGGGGGGGGTCTGATCTTGATTTCGAAAGTAGAAGGTTGATatttaggtattaggtacttgtaaaatataaaatgattacaCTTGgccattaatttaatattcataagataattgtacttatatttttgtttttagtggtTTTATTCAGAATATCCAGAGTCTGAAAATACTATACCTATcaaaatgaacaaatattttgatgtgTTAATGCTAATAAGATGTTTTAGAACTGATCGAGTGTATCAATCTGTTGAAAAttacgtttataaaataattgaagtgAATAACGAGAGTTgtatcagtaaaaaaaatacaaagtaaatacatatagtatacaactaataatcagttaataatttttttaactaagtttatcaaagaaaaaatattttttttttttaatttaaaagaagtaagtattttttacaataggtatatgcgtatactatacgtcatattacataatatagtgtgtgATGTATAGAATACAGctataaaaatcgaatattacaaataattataaaattaagtgagaattatcaataattacattgtgaaatattttcaatagtttcaCGATTAAatgatttgtataatttatgtttatcataatatataccaatactGCCCATTGCCCAAGGCCCAGCCATTTTTCTTCGGCGGACCACAAGGCACAAGCCCATAAATCACAATAGTAAAATGTTGCATTCGTGCGGGCCatcaataatagaaaaaaattattattattattataaaaaaggtgggcaaacGGATACCTGCTACTCTGCTGTTCGTTAGATGTCGTATAGGTCAatgtaatggatgtattaaatttgaattcaatgaaatttcaaatattttaaaacacctttttatgatttttaagttgtatactaatttgtattataatgtttagtCTTGAAgttatacataaacaattttcaaatttaactccATGTGTTTTGATATTGAATAACGGATCAGATCCGGCTAAAGATCTGACTAATCTTGcagaaaaaaatgatataactGGTCCTACGTTTAAAGTTCTTTCATTAGGAACTTTCAGTGAcgatgtaaattttaaatataaataaataagtatttgtcataatataaaaatattacaaatattataaatttcataaataacgTGTTTAATAGGTTATTTATTTAGCTTTAAAATCAGCAATGTACCGCGGAAATTGGTTGATTGTTCAAAACTGTAATTTTTCTGTTCGTTTTCTGTAcggtattgaatatatattagaGCAAGCAAATGAAAGTTGGCATCCAAACTTTAGATTATGGCTTATATTTAATGGAGATTCGTCACTGAGTGATTCATTTCCAATATCTCTTTTGCTCAGGTCATTAAAAGGTAACGTTTTCTTTACACGTACTAAACTTCCAAAACACTGTACCTAATACGTTTTACTCTTTGAAATAGTTATCATTGAGCCTTCAAATCATATGAAGATGTGTATGCAGAATGCTTTAGATAAATACAATGTTGACGACCAAGATGATAAAAATCCTCATCCTGCTTTCAAATCTTTGCTATATGCTTTACTATTTTTCCAtggaatattattagtaaactcTTAGACTAAATATTCTTAACTATAAtcaataacataacataaatttaagacctaattatattttaggaaCGTAAAAAGTATAGTAAATTTGGATGGAGTTTaccatataattttgaatattctgAATATGATATGTGTCAACAAATAATTGctatatttttgagaaaaagTAAACCAGATGAAATACCTTGGACTGCATTAAAGTATCTAATCGGTGAAATCATATATGGGGGAAAAGTGATCGATAGCTATGATCGCAGAATTCTCTTGGCATACGTGGATGAATATTTTGGTGATTTTATATATAGTTCTTATCAGCCGTTCAGCTTTTACAATTGCAAAGATTGTTATAAGGCGGTAAAATACATAGAGGTGGaaagaaaattatttgaaaataatgaacACAATTTGATAGGTAAGTATATTCATAAAATTCAtccctatatataatatagggataaatatattatatatatatacaacaaagTCTTATTTCTGTACTGGTGTAATCTTCGAAATGTTTAACTCGATTTTGACAAACGTAACACATCAATAAAATGGTTTCAATCCCCAAATTAACATACCTACgctttatacaaaaattacaaaaaagtttttacaAAATGAATGATGAAATAAGAATACCCATCTATCTCACTTGTCTTGTTTttacaaagatttttttttatgtgtttgaaACCACTCACTTAACTGTACCTATTcaagttgtttaaaatttaaatattgtttacattttttaatttttcccgtTCCGGGTGTATAATacagctagtaatattatttactagccAAATTAACTTGcccggaaaaaaaattgtgatcgtTCAATTCATTTGGATGTAACACGCTGCGGaagcaatgtatttttaagagtaaattatattatattttaatataatataaccatccCGGCCATTTAGTCATTTGGACaaatcaaaatacatattataataacatggataactattaaaattattataaacttataaataatttatttaataaaatataattaatttgtttatcatAACAGAAGCAGTTAATGAATTACCAATGGCTATTAACCCAAAAGTTTGCGGATTAAATCCAAATGTTTTGTTTGGATACCACAATAATTTGGTTGAAATTTTGTGGGCAGATATGATAAAGTTGTATCCAAGTGTTGATACAATTGATGATAAAAATACTGATTGGGATAAAGTTGTACAAAATACTAttgaagacattttaaaatctttgcctgaactttataatttaaataaggtgaaaatgttttacggagataaatgtttttctccaaatattatagttttacttCACGAACTCGAAAAAATTAATGCGCTATTATCCGTAATAAGAAACACCTTATCACAACTCTCAAAGGTAAAAtctaatatgtatttgtatttatttatttatttatttatttatttatttatttatttatttatttatgtgttatagagagatattataatttattttttatataggtatttctgGGAAAAGTGGAAATGAATACGATGTTAGAAGAAGTTTCAATGTGTTTATACGCCGGTCGTGTCCCAGGTTGCTGGAGTAGATTATCACCACAAACAGTAAAATCATTGCCGTGTTATATTGAGCACCTTACAAAACGTACACTTCAATATTCGAATTGGGTAAAATATAAACGTTCCATGCTATTTTTAATGCGTAaatcacaataaataaaatatacttaagtacctattatttttaaattaatacacattttttatatatggtTTACCAGAGCCAAATCAGAGAACCTTTAGTCATGTGGCTATCAGGGTTACACTCGCCGAAATCGTATTTAACATCTTTAATACAATTGGCATGTAGAAAATATGGTTGGTCAATTGAACACACTATGTTTTATACATCTGTTACTCAATGGACTTGTGAAAGTGAAGTTCAACGAGAACCAGACGCCGTAAGTATAAAACGTTAAATTGTACTTACATAAAGaacaagtataggtacttatacaatatagtatgtaACAGTTTGACAaagataatatgaaatattgaaatactatatttcaatttttaaaatccaaGGAAGCCAGGAAACAGAGATATGAGGGTGAGAAATAGCGGGTTGATTGGTTCATATTAAGATACACAGCATGCTGTTTGAACATTGCAGACCGTGCAGTcagatgtgtatttttttatgcatttattatacattttgttgagttgtgaatattaaaatacgtgATTCAGCTATGTTTGCGATCGATTTCCATGCGGTAAATTGTAATTGcgatcaatttattgtttgcgGTCAATTTTTAAACGCACGGTCAACGCACGTCTTACTATACATTGATAGcctagcctaacctaacctaacctaacctaccctACCTACACCAAATTTGACAATGTTGGAGTCTATTAAGTATGGCGGAAATAGTGtcatattaataggtattccTTTGTCAATCGTCAAATATATGAAATTGTGTTTCCAAAAATATAGATCATATATATCATATCAATCGGATTTgatacttttaattaatttagtaaagtatttataacaattaaactaAAGCTAGGTTTCGTAAAACTCTATTGATCTAATAACAcccattttatgtttttatatattttatataatttttgaaaacccTACACCTAATcaagttaaattttaagttcattCGATTAATTTGTAAACGTCATCAATTTTGACTCAAAATACACCACAGTCAATTTCAACCtgcttattatgtacctaatatgttatatgatttatgagtaggtacctggtctatagtactatagtagatAGTATTGTAAAGGTAAATCTAGTCCGATTTTAGTACCTAGTTGAGTATttgtaactattttataatataatatgtgattttttattttaagggaTGTTACATTACCGGATTATATTTAGAGGGTGCACGTTGGGATATGAATAAACAATGCTTGACAGAATGTACGTttcataatacatttgaaaatttgcCAATTTTGGCTATTATTCCTATTGAAACTCGCCTGCTAAAATTACCTAAGAGTTCAATTACACTACCAGTATACGTGACTTTGAAACGAGGACATTTGATGAACGATAATTGTGTATTCCAAGCCAATTTAAATACATTGGTGCATAAGAGCTTTTGGATTTTACGAGGAGTTTGTGTTGTTATGAATactgattaattatttactattatcaataacgtaaattgtttattttttttttttatttgcacattaaaaaacaaattcataaaatattataataatctgtgtaactaaattaaaataacaaattttatatttttttttgcttggtaacttattttatataacacttaaacaataacattgaatcagttaaaaaaaattattcataaaatattatagttctgAAACTATAGCACCATTCATGAATAGACTGTGCACGACGccaatttttttatcacaactATGTTCAGTTCGTATTGTTACTAACATTTCACCGACAGCAAAATGTGTTTCTGTCCCGTTTTCAATGAATTCAgactaaaaaaattagttttaaatatttaataaaagattattattgacttataagctataatataaattaaaaatatagattttaccATTGCATCTGTAACTTGAGTTCCGTTTACAAAAATATCCATAGTGGCTTTATCTGAAAACCACCAGCACATAATATATgagtaaaaatcaatattatttattattgtataatgtagatGATGGattgtatttaaagttaaacagttaattaaaatattatgttgtttaacacaaaataaagaaaatattagaactatacattttgtattcaaccaaataattattttattttgatataagtttactttttaaattaatacaatatattttgtacttttgtaggCTGTGAgtgttattgattttacaacagtaaatgtatatcatattttcatgtatttgtttttttttttcgggaaaTAGTTTCCCATTCATATATTACCGAGAATAATTCGATTTTCAACTCCATTGTCCGTAATAATTAACCAGGTAGATCGATTTTTTGAGATGTATTCGCAAAAATCTTCCAAGCTCTTTCCGTCAACCAACAAATCGTATGTGTACATAAACAACCCATCTGGTTCTACTTTGATAGTGCATTGTATCTTGTCTATATCAAAAACTTCATCTCCGACTAATCGAAACATCCAGTCTTTTCGTCTCACTATCTGTTATTATCAAAAacgtaaattgtatattatatattagacatATTTAgctgttgtttattattatttatataattatttgttttttataatattatgtataatttactaGCTATCCCACCCCGCGTTGTTCATGTTAAagatttgtgtttttattttgcaaatatatttctacgaattataatagtaatataataagtaagtatgtaaccaatggcaaacatttaaataaaccaaaaaaatattcattttttgtgaGCTACCCTTTAGCTACCTATGGGGTTGaaaaataagctataaacaTCCTCCAAgtccaaaattgtatttaaaacggTCCGGTAGTTTTTAAGTCTATATTAAATTCGGATAAATCAATAACCAACATCCATTTTACCTGCATAACCTGACTTTTCcagtgaacaaatattaaataaagcgCTAAATAGGCGTGTCTAGGTTTTCGTGTACCTCAGTTCACGGACAAATCAGCGTCGGTGTACTAATTCGACCGAGATGAATGCATGCTTTTACCTAATCTGCCTGAGTAACCAATGGCActtatttatatacgaaaagAATACAAATTTCCATAAATTAtttctactattattattataatctgtaaaatgtaaccaatggcaaccatttgtacacaaacaatttttcgattttcttcatGAATCTCAAAACTTTTGTGTGAAGAGACCTCTTCCGGCCAACTTTTCAAATTCTTCTTACCATAAAAACCTTATTTGAACAATTACGaacattaaaaatcaaaatgagTCAAATCAATAAAAACGGTCCAATGACAACCAAAACAAatgcatttatacatatatcatagagagataaaattgtttgtatgtCAGGGGTATCTGGACCACAGAAcagatttcaaaaattctttcacAAACAGAAAGCTACGTCTATATaggctatattttattttgttaaaaataagttgtcattacaaaacacaaaattaGTAAATCAAATAGGGGAAAAAATAACCACTGGGCTGATTTATCGGCGTATACTGATTACAAAAACATCAGTCGTTAATAGATCTAAAAAAAAGTCAGGGGCACGATATACCTAGTTTTGATATTACAGCCTTAATAATGTCTGTATTGGTATTTGGTATCTGCCTGTCAGTCTGTTCGTGACTTATGGACCCTCAATTGCGGAAACGATCTTGTtgatatatacttagtaatcaTTATACAAATGCGAGTGGCGTGTAGCATATTAAGCTATTTTCATCCCGAAATGAAATCCCTAAATGTTGGCTCACACTGCACACTGTTTCAACTCACGAAAATcgaatatttgtttgtttatttatatatattagttagggttgccattggttacggaaaataaaataatcaattagtatagaaaataataaaataaacactaagtgtaaatttcaagtatctacaattattcgtttttaaattacaacaaattaaaaaatcgtTCTTGAAAAAATCGAGTAAAAATCCAATGtcggaaaagatactgaagttgaaaatcaaaacattatttctactacttatcgtgtaaacagacacacataaaaaaaaataaattcctaACAAAATGTAGCATGCTACTAGATAATAGAAGGGTTGTGTGACATGGAACAATCAATATAAGTAGCttcttttttgttgttgttatatttGTGTATCAGTTAAAATGGAAGTTGGTAACTGCcagtaattattgttttttttaacatatatatgtttttgggctggatcACAATAAAAGATTTCACACCGATTTTGCTTACGGTTTTCGGGGTCATggttactaaataaaaaaaacatatttatggtaTAGATTTTCtttgtacctatacagtatgtCCCATAAGTCCCGTATCATCCTTAGTATCTccgtggaaaatcaatatattttaatgcagtttttttacagtaataagtatggaaattctgattgaataacataatattcgatttttttttttaaaattcaaaaaattactaacaattttttttaggcatataagtttttttaaatttctaagatAATCATTTTGTTGattgtatttttcaaaacagttcaaaaaaaaaataaatattaaaatttaatgaaaatcacCCAAATTagagctaattattattttgaatttctaagaATAATGTTACCTATGCATACGGCATTAGCAAAATACGATGATTTATTCGCTTAAGTATgcgtattaaattaatttaataccttTAAATTCCAAGTGGAAGCGATGtctgtatacctattaattttccaatgatgtgtgtgtgtggttttttttttctatctgtcatcaccttttgaaGCAGTAAAATTATTTCGATTCTCTACTTCAGCATTTCACTTCTATttcatggtaaaaatattttggctctttCAGAGgtcataatatagattatagagcaatgggatatttaaaattttttttcaattattggcgataaattaatttttgctcgATCAAAAAAgcacttgaaaatttaatacaacattCCTCATAATAGGTTGTTTTTagtgtacctaattataaataaaagttcagagtaaatccacaatattattatgctcatCTGAAATTTGTACAAAGTTCATCAAAATCCTGAcaattggcaaattattttcactaaaatattcataaaaatatttattttcatagctaacattaaaaatgtaatagaatatTACTCATACGTTTttctactttaaaaaaaagtttagcggAAAGTAACATTGATtgtttatgagcatttgaatttaatatttttatgacattGAAAATTCACATGTAAACAAACGATTTTTCGTcgaatgattttcttattttgtagttattcaaaaacgaataacagtATAGATacttcaaatgtttatattagcattttctatacatgataaaatgttcattatattttaactctttttaaactataaattagcCATAAAACATTTTCGgttttttcgaaaatttaatatgaggttcctcataagttgttatattagtagttaaaaaatattaaagatacataagcaatattttttttaaagtatttaaagttaacattttatcaaaatcaaattatttgaagataaaaatgtataaaatgtccaatttttatagctaaggattgaatttttaaaacaagatttctcaaaagtagttcatactgtatacaaaaaatctaaataatatataaaccgtttttatagatattttaagttcaaattttaacgaagaaaaacaattttagttattttgttatagtttaaaaatattcgaggatacttgaaacttttaaagtatattgctatattttatatcacgcaatgacatttttatgatagtaaaaataaatttctttaataggaataatatcataatatttactttttaatatacctaagttTAGGCTGACAGATTATCTTCGCCCAGATCGTTTATAAaccgtatacaatgattttatatcattgaattcaattttaacacatTCGTTACACTATTACGGTGACCCACCCCacacagcataaaaatattttcaggaaattaatatagttgtcaaaatatttaaaaagttgcgTTAATTATTGCTctatttattaagaaatatcttagttataacttaaattcTTCGCCCAAGAAGctaatctttaaaaatattttataaaaaacattt
Above is a window of Metopolophium dirhodum isolate CAU chromosome 3, ASM1992520v1, whole genome shotgun sequence DNA encoding:
- the LOC132941716 gene encoding fas apoptotic inhibitory molecule 1, whose protein sequence is MTEKTKYNEDTVAVWKLPLADGIHEIEFEHGTATGKRVIRLDGKIVRRKDWMFRLVGDEVFDIDKIQCTIKVEPDGLFMYTYDLLVDGKSLEDFCEYISKNRSTWLIITDNGVENRIILDKATMDIFVNGTQVTDAMSEFIENGTETHFAVGEMLVTIRTEHSCDKKIGVVHSLFMNGAIVSEL